A section of the Mergibacter septicus genome encodes:
- the lptF gene encoding LPS export ABC transporter permease LptF, giving the protein MILTKYLTREVFKSQLAILFILLIIFFAQQLVRVLGSAVNGNVPTDLILPLLALGMPTMAELMLPLSLFLAILLTFGRLYAESEITVMQACGVGQRLLIKIVLILSLLTTILASINSIWINPWALNKQIEILTNAQANPNVAALSSGQFISAEDGNFVLFIDKITGNRIEGIYLFQTRQRGNVKPSVMVSENGTVTAQDNGNQRLTLNNSQRFEGNSILPEFKITHFDQYQANIGFKNQQVTHDDPTLLPIDKLLQDHSPIARAALQWRITLILVVPIMALIAVPLSRVNPRQGRFAKLLPALLLYLIFFLLQSSLKSAGVNGRADTQWLLPLVNVIFLLIAIGLNSQQYHLRIRQWWFNRRLNKQQEIL; this is encoded by the coding sequence GTGATTTTAACCAAATATTTAACACGAGAAGTATTTAAAAGCCAATTAGCGATTCTTTTTATTCTCCTTATTATCTTTTTTGCCCAACAATTAGTACGTGTGCTAGGTTCAGCGGTAAATGGTAATGTCCCAACAGATTTAATTCTGCCATTACTCGCTCTTGGAATGCCGACAATGGCAGAACTGATGTTACCCTTAAGTCTTTTTTTAGCCATTTTGCTTACCTTTGGACGACTCTATGCTGAAAGTGAAATTACAGTAATGCAAGCCTGTGGTGTTGGGCAACGATTATTAATCAAAATTGTCTTAATTCTCTCTTTATTAACAACAATTTTAGCCAGTATTAACTCAATTTGGATTAACCCTTGGGCTTTAAATAAACAAATTGAAATTCTCACCAATGCTCAAGCTAATCCGAATGTTGCTGCCCTTAGTAGTGGGCAATTTATTTCAGCAGAAGATGGTAACTTTGTTTTATTCATTGATAAAATTACAGGCAATCGTATTGAAGGCATTTATCTTTTTCAAACTCGCCAACGAGGTAATGTCAAACCTTCTGTTATGGTATCAGAAAATGGAACGGTAACAGCACAAGATAATGGTAACCAACGCTTAACCTTAAATAATAGTCAACGTTTCGAAGGTAATTCAATTTTACCCGAGTTTAAAATCACCCATTTCGACCAATATCAAGCGAATATAGGTTTTAAAAATCAACAAGTTACTCATGATGATCCAACACTACTGCCGATTGATAAACTCCTACAAGATCACTCACCAATCGCAAGAGCCGCATTACAATGGCGGATAACACTAATTCTGGTAGTACCTATTATGGCATTAATTGCCGTACCACTCAGTCGAGTTAATCCTCGTCAAGGGCGTTTCGCAAAACTGTTACCAGCATTATTGCTCTATTTGATCTTTTTCTTACTCCAAAGCTCATTAAAATCGGCTGGTGTTAATGGTCGTGCAGATACACAATGGTTATTACCACTTGTCAATGTTATCTTCTTACTGATAGCAATCGGCTTAAATAGCCAACAATACCACTTACGTATCCGTCAATGGTGGTTTAATCGTCGTCTAAATAAACAACAGGAGATCCTCTAA
- a CDS encoding GrxA family glutaredoxin: MFVVIFGRASCPYCVHAKALAKKLKQNLDGMDYRYIDIVEEGISKADLSISVGKPVETVPQIFIDEQPIGGFTDFAALVKEKYNIVL, encoded by the coding sequence ATGTTTGTTGTAATTTTTGGTCGTGCGAGTTGCCCATATTGTGTACACGCAAAAGCATTAGCGAAAAAGTTAAAACAGAATTTGGACGGAATGGATTATCGTTATATTGATATAGTGGAAGAAGGAATTAGTAAAGCTGATTTATCTATTTCTGTGGGGAAGCCCGTTGAAACTGTACCGCAAATTTTCATTGATGAACAACCTATTGGTGGTTTTACTGATTTTGCGGCATTAGTCAAAGAAAAATATAATATTGTTCTCTAA
- a CDS encoding leucyl aminopeptidase → MQFNIIQAKQNVVPSFELQPNAVIVVGIWQDRQLSSVARELDQLSGGVLSQIVTQGSIEGKEGESLYLPLVPNLPVKGVLLVGCGKEDELTERQYKNIIQATVKCLTKSNVESAIYALTEVKLKARSNYWNIRFAIETIAENVYCFDQFKSKKTPVVKLENIFFCQAESGVEQAKLAVAHAQAIIKGIKETKDVANCPPNVCNPAYLAAKAQELAETYTHIETTVVDEKQMAALGMNAYLAVSRGAENPAFMSIIEFKNNPNPEAKPIVLVGKGLTFDSGGISIKPSAAMDEMKYDMGGAAAVYGVMKAVAELNLPLNIIGVLAGCENMPDGNAYRPGDILTTMSGLTVEVLNTDAEGRLVLCDALTYVERFDPELVIDVATLTGACVVALGAHNSGLISPDDQLAIELQRASEQAADRVWRLPMGEEYQEQLHSNFADLANIGGRWGGAITAGCFLSNFTQKYTWAHLDIAGTAWREGAAKGATGRPVACLVQFLLQQAKQNIA, encoded by the coding sequence ATGCAATTTAACATTATTCAGGCTAAACAAAATGTTGTGCCTAGCTTTGAGTTACAACCAAATGCGGTTATTGTTGTTGGTATTTGGCAAGATCGTCAATTATCTAGCGTAGCGAGAGAATTAGATCAACTCAGTGGTGGTGTTTTAAGCCAGATAGTTACACAAGGGAGTATTGAAGGGAAAGAAGGTGAAAGCCTTTATTTACCATTAGTTCCAAATTTACCTGTTAAAGGTGTTTTGTTAGTTGGTTGCGGAAAAGAAGATGAACTGACAGAAAGACAATATAAAAATATTATTCAAGCCACAGTAAAATGTTTGACTAAAAGTAATGTTGAAAGTGCAATCTATGCCTTAACTGAAGTGAAACTGAAAGCAAGAAGTAATTATTGGAATATTCGTTTTGCAATAGAAACAATTGCTGAAAATGTATATTGCTTTGACCAGTTTAAAAGCAAAAAAACACCCGTTGTAAAACTTGAAAATATTTTCTTTTGTCAGGCAGAAAGTGGTGTTGAACAGGCTAAACTAGCAGTGGCTCATGCTCAGGCAATTATCAAAGGTATCAAAGAAACAAAAGATGTGGCAAATTGCCCGCCAAATGTTTGTAATCCTGCATATTTAGCGGCGAAAGCACAAGAGTTAGCGGAGACTTATACTCATATTGAGACAACGGTTGTCGATGAAAAGCAGATGGCGGCATTAGGCATGAATGCCTATTTAGCGGTATCTCGAGGGGCTGAAAATCCTGCCTTTATGTCGATTATTGAATTTAAAAATAATCCAAATCCAGAGGCGAAACCAATAGTATTAGTCGGCAAAGGATTAACCTTTGATTCAGGTGGTATTTCAATTAAACCATCAGCTGCTATGGACGAAATGAAATATGATATGGGTGGTGCAGCAGCCGTTTATGGGGTGATGAAAGCGGTCGCTGAATTAAATCTTCCGTTAAATATTATCGGTGTTTTAGCTGGTTGTGAGAATATGCCAGATGGTAATGCTTATCGTCCCGGTGATATTTTAACTACAATGTCAGGATTAACTGTTGAAGTGTTGAATACTGATGCGGAAGGGCGTTTAGTTTTATGTGATGCTTTAACTTATGTTGAGCGTTTTGATCCTGAATTAGTGATTGATGTAGCAACATTAACTGGCGCTTGTGTGGTTGCATTAGGAGCACACAATAGTGGTTTAATTTCTCCAGATGATCAGTTAGCAATTGAATTACAACGTGCTTCAGAACAAGCAGCGGATCGAGTATGGCGTTTACCTATGGGAGAAGAATATCAAGAACAGCTACATTCTAACTTTGCAGATCTTGCCAATATTGGCGGACGTTGGGGCGGAGCAATTACTGCAGGTTGCTTCTTATCTAATTTTACCCAAAAATATACTTGGGCTCATCTTGATATTGCGGGTACAGCTTGGAGAGAGGGGGCGGCTAAAGGTGCAACTGGTCGTCCTGTTGCTTGTTTAGTCCAATTCTTACTACAACAAGCTAAGCAAAATATTGCATAG
- a CDS encoding S-(hydroxymethyl)glutathione dehydrogenase/class III alcohol dehydrogenase: MSDKFIKSKAAVAWEANQPLSIEEIDVMLPKKGEVLVRIITTGVCHTDAFTLSGNDPEGIFPAILGHEGAGIVEMVGEGVTSVAVGDHVIPLYTPECGKCKFCLSGKTNLCQAIRETQGKGLMPDGTTRFYKDGKPIYHYMGCSTFSEYTVLPEISLAKVNKEAPLEEICLLGCGVTTGMGAVLNTAKVEKGSTVAIFGLGGIGLSAIIGAKMAGASQIIGIDINEEKFKLAQQLGATNLINPQKYNKPIQEVIIEMTNGGVDYSFECIGNVNVMRSALECCHKGWGESIIIGVAGAGQEISTRPFQLVTGRIWRGSAFGGVKGRSELPEIVERYMAGEFELQQFITHTMPLENINQAFELMHQGESIRTVIHYNK, encoded by the coding sequence ATGTCAGATAAATTTATTAAATCTAAAGCCGCTGTTGCTTGGGAAGCCAATCAACCACTGTCAATTGAAGAAATTGATGTAATGTTACCCAAAAAAGGGGAAGTTCTCGTTCGAATTATTACTACTGGAGTTTGCCATACTGATGCTTTTACACTATCTGGTAATGATCCTGAAGGGATTTTTCCAGCAATATTAGGACATGAGGGTGCTGGTATTGTTGAAATGGTAGGGGAAGGCGTAACAAGTGTTGCTGTAGGCGATCATGTTATCCCTCTTTACACTCCAGAATGCGGAAAATGTAAATTCTGTCTTTCAGGTAAAACCAACTTATGTCAGGCAATACGAGAAACTCAAGGAAAAGGATTAATGCCCGATGGTACAACAAGATTTTATAAAGATGGAAAACCTATCTACCACTATATGGGGTGTTCTACTTTCTCTGAGTACACGGTTCTTCCTGAAATTTCTTTAGCAAAAGTTAACAAAGAAGCGCCTTTAGAAGAAATTTGTCTATTAGGTTGCGGTGTTACAACTGGTATGGGGGCAGTTTTAAATACGGCTAAAGTTGAAAAAGGCAGTACTGTCGCTATCTTTGGTTTAGGTGGTATTGGGCTTTCAGCCATTATCGGTGCTAAAATGGCTGGAGCAAGTCAGATTATAGGGATAGATATTAACGAAGAAAAATTCAAATTAGCACAACAACTTGGTGCAACAAATCTTATTAATCCACAAAAATATAATAAACCGATCCAAGAAGTGATCATTGAAATGACTAATGGAGGTGTTGATTATTCATTTGAATGTATCGGTAATGTCAATGTCATGCGTTCTGCATTGGAATGCTGCCACAAAGGTTGGGGTGAATCTATTATTATTGGTGTTGCTGGAGCAGGTCAAGAAATATCAACTCGTCCATTTCAACTAGTAACAGGGCGTATATGGCGTGGTTCAGCATTTGGCGGCGTAAAAGGTCGCTCTGAACTGCCTGAAATAGTTGAACGTTATATGGCTGGTGAGTTTGAGCTACAACAATTTATCACTCATACAATGCCCTTAGAGAATATTAATCAAGCATTTGAATTAATGCATCAAGGTGAAAGTATTAGAACAGTGATTCATTACAATAAATAA
- the lptG gene encoding LPS export ABC transporter permease LptG has translation MFKVLDRYIGKTIVIAIFFTLLLLAGLSTTIRFVEQFRSIGRGTYDIWQAIAYTLFSIPKDIEIMFPMAALIGALIGLGSLASGSELISMQAAGFSRLRIGLAVMKTSIPLIILMMIAGEWLVPHSEQTAKEIRYKAIRGTSLLSVQNGVWAKDGNNFIYIQKVTDKDKLQNIYVYQFNQKRQLITQLHADSAEYRNKQWWFSQMSQSTINKDHIETNNYFNFPWKTNLTPDKLGIVATEPSTLSITGLADYISFLQETGQDARRFQLNFWRKIFEPLSVGVMMLLALSFIFGPLRSVTMGARIVTGICFGFIFYITNEIFGPLSLVYNLPPLLGALLPSVLFLTITLWLFRHKK, from the coding sequence ATGTTTAAGGTATTAGACCGCTATATCGGTAAAACCATTGTTATTGCCATTTTTTTCACACTGTTATTATTAGCTGGCTTATCTACCACTATTCGCTTTGTTGAACAATTCCGTTCTATTGGGCGTGGAACCTATGATATATGGCAAGCCATTGCCTATACCTTATTTTCAATCCCAAAAGATATTGAAATCATGTTTCCTATGGCTGCATTAATTGGAGCTTTAATTGGATTAGGATCATTAGCCTCAGGAAGCGAACTTATCTCAATGCAAGCGGCAGGATTTTCACGCTTACGCATTGGACTTGCAGTAATGAAAACGTCAATCCCTCTTATTATCTTAATGATGATAGCTGGGGAATGGTTAGTTCCTCATAGCGAACAAACCGCTAAAGAAATTCGCTATAAAGCCATTCGTGGTACATCACTCCTGTCTGTTCAAAATGGTGTATGGGCAAAAGATGGCAATAATTTTATCTATATCCAAAAGGTTACTGATAAAGATAAATTACAAAATATCTATGTTTACCAATTTAATCAAAAACGCCAATTAATTACCCAATTACATGCAGATTCAGCTGAATATCGCAACAAACAGTGGTGGTTTAGCCAAATGTCACAATCCACCATTAATAAAGATCATATTGAAACCAATAACTATTTTAACTTTCCGTGGAAAACAAATTTAACCCCAGATAAACTAGGTATAGTTGCAACAGAACCTTCAACCTTATCTATTACAGGTTTAGCCGATTACATTAGTTTCCTACAAGAAACAGGACAAGATGCTCGCCGTTTTCAACTCAATTTCTGGCGAAAAATTTTCGAACCACTCTCAGTTGGCGTTATGATGTTACTAGCCCTCTCTTTTATTTTCGGACCTTTACGCAGTGTCACTATGGGAGCAAGAATAGTCACTGGCATCTGTTTTGGATTTATTTTCTATATTACCAATGAAATATTTGGCCCTCTCAGCCTTGTTTATAACCTTCCCCCATTACTCGGTGCATTACTCCCTAGCGTGTTATTTCTAACTATTACCTTATGGTTATTTCGACATAAAAAGTAA
- the fghA gene encoding S-formylglutathione hydrolase, whose translation MNLKKISSNKCFDGWHQQYHHYSNTLNCYMRFAIYLPPQIQMNQKVPVLYWLSGLTCTDENFMQKAGACRIASELGMALVAPDTSPRGDNIPDDPNNSYDFGIGAGFYLNATQSPWDQHYHMYDYIVKELPQLIENNFPVTTQRAIAGHSMGGHGALTIALKNPTMFSSVSAFSPITNPINCAWGKKAFIGYLGNNPKLWEEYDSCQLIQKADTSQPLPILIDQGSDDNFYLEKQLLPENLIQAAKRNNYPIQLRMQQGYDHSYYFIASFIEEHLKFHFKYFEM comes from the coding sequence ATGAATTTAAAAAAAATTAGTAGTAATAAATGTTTCGATGGCTGGCATCAACAATATCACCACTATTCAAACACATTAAATTGTTATATGCGATTTGCAATTTATTTACCGCCTCAAATCCAGATGAATCAAAAAGTACCTGTCCTCTATTGGCTTTCTGGATTAACTTGTACTGATGAAAATTTTATGCAAAAAGCCGGGGCTTGCCGTATAGCAAGTGAGTTAGGTATGGCTCTCGTTGCACCAGATACTAGTCCTCGTGGTGACAATATTCCTGATGATCCAAATAATAGTTATGATTTCGGAATAGGGGCTGGATTTTATCTCAATGCCACTCAATCACCTTGGGATCAGCACTATCACATGTATGATTATATTGTGAAGGAACTACCACAGTTAATAGAAAATAATTTTCCAGTCACAACACAACGAGCAATAGCAGGACATTCAATGGGAGGACATGGTGCTTTAACTATTGCACTGAAAAACCCAACGATGTTTAGCTCGGTATCAGCTTTTAGTCCTATTACTAATCCAATTAATTGTGCTTGGGGAAAAAAGGCTTTTATTGGCTATTTAGGAAATAATCCAAAATTATGGGAGGAATATGATAGCTGCCAATTAATTCAAAAAGCAGACACAAGTCAACCTTTACCCATTCTGATTGATCAAGGTTCTGATGATAACTTTTATCTTGAAAAGCAACTACTTCCTGAAAATTTGATTCAAGCAGCAAAAAGAAATAACTATCCAATTCAGCTACGAATGCAACAAGGTTACGATCATAGTTATTACTTTATTGCCAGTTTCATTGAAGAACATCTCAAATTTCATTTTAAATATTTTGAAATGTAA
- a CDS encoding ATP-grasp domain-containing protein, translating into MLNNSSASMSKKKLLLLCRAPWLYSCTRLKEVAEISGYQLDIVDPNRFILRLNQEPRLFYQAPNHHQAIPFPLDIAGVIPRFGTTSTEQGCRLLRYFEDLGIPVLNSADSIELARNKWKSLYQLKRCGIPVPESLFNGCDTSSKIAVHYCGSPTILKTLNGSQGVGVILAEQTDSAISMLETLQQAEVPVLLQQFISEARGTDLRCFVIGEKVITAMQRHGQNGEFRANFHRGGTATNVQLTSEEIQLAIKATKAIGLDIAGVDLIRSNMGSFVLEVNASPGLELIEQTTKLDLALQMLLYLERKMKN; encoded by the coding sequence ATGTTAAATAACAGCTCGGCTTCCATGTCGAAAAAGAAACTTTTACTATTATGCCGAGCACCTTGGTTATATAGTTGCACACGTCTCAAAGAGGTTGCGGAAATATCAGGCTACCAACTTGATATTGTTGATCCTAATCGCTTTATCTTACGTTTAAACCAAGAACCAAGACTGTTTTACCAAGCCCCTAATCACCACCAAGCTATTCCTTTTCCTCTTGATATTGCTGGAGTTATTCCTCGTTTTGGAACAACCAGCACTGAACAAGGTTGCCGACTTTTACGTTACTTTGAAGATCTCGGTATCCCAGTCCTCAATTCTGCCGATAGTATTGAACTGGCACGTAACAAATGGAAAAGCCTATATCAACTCAAACGCTGTGGTATTCCTGTTCCTGAAAGCCTATTCAATGGTTGTGACACTTCTAGCAAAATAGCCGTACATTATTGTGGTTCTCCTACCATTTTAAAAACCTTAAATGGTTCTCAGGGAGTTGGTGTTATTCTGGCTGAACAAACTGACAGTGCAATTAGTATGCTAGAAACCTTGCAACAGGCTGAAGTGCCTGTTTTATTACAACAATTTATCAGTGAAGCTCGAGGGACAGATCTACGGTGTTTTGTGATTGGAGAAAAAGTGATCACTGCGATGCAACGCCACGGACAAAATGGAGAATTTCGAGCTAACTTTCATCGAGGCGGCACGGCTACTAACGTACAACTCACTTCCGAAGAAATACAACTAGCAATCAAAGCAACTAAAGCGATTGGATTAGATATTGCAGGTGTCGATCTGATTCGTTCGAATATGGGTTCCTTCGTTTTAGAAGTCAACGCCAGTCCGGGATTAGAATTAATTGAACAAACCACTAAGCTCGATCTTGCTCTACAAATGCTGCTTTATCTAGAACGAAAAATGAAAAACTAA
- the dppD gene encoding dipeptide ABC transporter ATP-binding protein, whose protein sequence is MALLEINQLSVHFGNEETPFKAVDRISYQIEQGEVLGIVGESGSGKSVSSLAVMGLIDYPGRVQAEKLEFNHIDLQKLDEKEKQHLVGAEISMIFQDPMTSLNPCYTVGFQIMEALKVHQGGNRKTRRQRTIELLRLVGIPDPESRLDVYPHQLSGGMSQRVMIAMAIACKPKLLIADEPTTALDVTIQAQIIDLLLTLQKKENMALILITHDLALVAESADRIIVMYAGQIVEEAKAAELFSQPKHPYTQALLRSLPEFAEGKSRLQSLPGVVPGKYDRPTGCLLNPRCPYATELCRQQEPELRTLGNRQVKCHTPLNAEGKPSNV, encoded by the coding sequence ATGGCATTACTTGAAATCAATCAATTATCAGTCCACTTTGGGAATGAAGAAACACCATTTAAAGCGGTTGATCGCATTAGTTACCAAATTGAACAAGGTGAAGTCTTAGGTATTGTAGGAGAATCTGGTTCAGGCAAATCAGTCAGCTCATTAGCAGTGATGGGATTAATTGATTATCCGGGACGTGTCCAAGCTGAAAAATTAGAATTTAACCATATCGATCTGCAAAAACTTGATGAAAAAGAAAAACAACATTTAGTGGGCGCAGAAATCTCAATGATCTTTCAAGATCCAATGACTAGCCTCAATCCTTGCTATACTGTCGGCTTTCAAATTATGGAAGCATTAAAAGTTCATCAAGGTGGTAATCGAAAAACACGCCGTCAACGCACCATTGAATTATTACGTTTAGTGGGTATTCCAGATCCTGAATCTCGCCTTGATGTCTATCCTCATCAACTTTCAGGTGGTATGAGTCAACGAGTTATGATCGCAATGGCAATTGCCTGCAAACCCAAACTTTTAATTGCAGATGAACCGACCACTGCGTTAGACGTTACCATTCAAGCACAAATCATTGATTTGTTGCTAACCTTACAAAAAAAAGAAAATATGGCATTAATCCTCATCACTCACGATCTGGCGTTAGTGGCTGAATCGGCTGATCGGATTATTGTGATGTATGCGGGACAGATAGTTGAAGAAGCAAAAGCTGCAGAACTTTTCAGCCAACCTAAACACCCTTATACTCAAGCACTATTACGTTCTCTTCCTGAATTTGCTGAAGGAAAATCCCGTTTACAATCCCTACCCGGTGTTGTACCCGGCAAATATGATCGCCCGACAGGTTGCTTATTAAATCCTCGTTGTCCTTATGCAACAGAATTATGTCGTCAACAAGAACCTGAACTCCGCACTCTTGGGAATCGGCAAGTAAAATGCCACACACCACTTAACGCAGAAGGAAAACCTAGTAATGTCTAA
- a CDS encoding LysR family transcriptional regulator: MYLWEGINEFVAVVEKESFTLAAKQLGISVAQVSRQINMLENRLNTKLFYRTTRRVSLTAEGSIYYRHCRQLVDGLEEAERAISNLRDIPQGLIKMTAPVTYGEKYIVPLVNDFMQQYSEVKVIVNLTNLQLDLVEGGYDLAIRLGRLENSSMIAKRLRNRTMYLCAAPKYLDRFGTPSSLEELSNHNCLVGNNPYWRFQVQGKERMIKLSGSFVCNSGYGLRDAVLKGLGIAQLPEYYVDQDLMNGKLVSLLEQYQEPEEGIWALYPHNRHLSPKIRLLVDLFAKELPQKYLSSN; encoded by the coding sequence ATGTATTTGTGGGAAGGAATCAATGAGTTTGTTGCGGTAGTTGAAAAAGAAAGTTTTACTTTAGCTGCAAAACAATTAGGTATTTCAGTGGCTCAAGTTAGCCGACAGATTAATATGTTAGAAAATCGTTTAAATACTAAACTTTTTTATCGTACAACCAGACGAGTGTCTTTAACTGCAGAGGGAAGTATTTATTATCGCCATTGTCGTCAGTTGGTGGACGGGTTAGAAGAAGCTGAAAGAGCTATTTCAAATTTACGTGATATTCCCCAAGGTTTGATAAAAATGACAGCACCAGTTACTTATGGTGAGAAGTATATTGTGCCTTTGGTAAATGATTTTATGCAACAGTATTCAGAGGTAAAGGTGATAGTGAATTTAACCAATCTTCAATTAGATCTTGTTGAAGGGGGGTATGATCTTGCAATTCGCTTAGGACGATTAGAAAATTCTTCAATGATTGCTAAGCGTTTGAGAAACAGAACTATGTATCTTTGTGCAGCACCTAAGTATTTAGATCGGTTTGGAACACCGAGTAGTTTAGAAGAATTATCTAATCACAATTGCCTAGTTGGTAATAATCCATATTGGCGTTTTCAAGTTCAAGGAAAGGAACGAATGATTAAACTCTCAGGTAGCTTTGTGTGTAATAGTGGGTATGGATTAAGAGATGCCGTATTGAAAGGACTTGGTATTGCTCAATTACCTGAATATTATGTTGATCAAGATTTAATGAATGGAAAGTTAGTTTCATTATTAGAGCAATATCAAGAACCAGAGGAAGGTATTTGGGCGTTATATCCACATAATCGTCATTTATCTCCTAAAATTCGTCTGTTAGTCGATTTATTTGCAAAAGAATTACCACAAAAATATTTATCTTCTAATTAG
- a CDS encoding peptide ABC transporter ATP-binding protein, with product MSKLNSQASANDQTVLLDALNLKKYYPVKKSLFSPTQMVKALDGVSFRLERGKTLAVVGESGCGKSTLGRLLTMIETPTSGELYYQGQNFLQQNKEIQKLRRQKIQIVFQNPYASLNPRKKIGTILEEPLLINTKLTKQERKQKVLDMMAKVGLRAEFYDRYPHMFSGGQRQRIAIARGLMLNPDIVIADEPVSALDVSVRAQVLNLMMDLQQELGLSYVFISHDLSVVEHIADEVMVMYLGRCVEQGTTEQIFTNPRHPYTQALLSATPRLSPHLRRERIKLSGELPSPLNPPLGCAFNARCRFATEKCRSEQPQLKTYPNGTKIACFIVEE from the coding sequence ATGTCTAAGTTAAATTCTCAAGCATCAGCAAACGATCAAACAGTATTACTTGATGCGTTAAACTTAAAAAAATATTACCCAGTGAAAAAAAGTCTTTTTTCACCAACCCAAATGGTCAAAGCATTAGACGGTGTTTCTTTCCGTTTAGAACGTGGAAAAACATTAGCTGTTGTTGGAGAATCTGGTTGTGGTAAATCGACTCTAGGGCGTTTACTCACTATGATTGAAACGCCAACTAGTGGTGAACTCTACTATCAAGGACAAAATTTTCTCCAACAGAATAAGGAAATACAAAAATTACGCCGACAAAAAATTCAGATTGTCTTTCAAAACCCTTATGCTTCATTAAATCCTCGTAAAAAAATTGGCACAATTTTAGAAGAACCGTTACTAATCAATACTAAGCTGACAAAACAAGAACGGAAACAAAAAGTATTAGATATGATGGCAAAAGTTGGTTTGCGAGCAGAGTTTTATGATCGTTATCCACATATGTTCTCTGGTGGGCAAAGACAACGAATTGCAATTGCTCGAGGCTTAATGCTAAATCCCGATATTGTCATCGCTGATGAACCCGTATCCGCCTTAGATGTTTCAGTCCGAGCACAAGTGCTGAATTTAATGATGGATCTCCAACAAGAACTAGGCTTGTCTTATGTTTTTATTTCTCACGATCTCTCAGTGGTAGAACATATTGCAGATGAAGTGATGGTCATGTATTTAGGACGTTGCGTTGAACAAGGCACAACCGAACAAATCTTTACTAATCCTCGCCATCCTTATACTCAAGCGTTACTCTCTGCGACACCTCGTCTTTCTCCTCATCTAAGACGAGAAAGAATTAAGTTAAGTGGTGAATTACCTAGCCCGCTTAATCCACCTCTCGGCTGTGCTTTTAATGCTCGCTGCCGTTTTGCTACTGAAAAATGTCGTAGTGAACAACCCCAATTAAAGACTTATCCAAATGGTACTAAAATTGCCTGTTTTATTGTTGAAGAATAA